In one Natronosalvus amylolyticus genomic region, the following are encoded:
- a CDS encoding GNAT family N-acetyltransferase, with amino-acid sequence MPPADIDIERATTEDLEAVADAWVRLARDQASYGSHVLAEPNRQTMLATLGAYQVDGGLLVARETETIVGFASVTVEHGSLTLDCTRGLLSNLYVEPEYRGRGIGTALLEAAENELRERGVDVCTLEAMARNESACRFYREAGYDSFRIGFERRL; translated from the coding sequence GTGCCCCCAGCCGATATCGATATCGAACGAGCGACGACGGAGGACCTCGAGGCCGTCGCCGACGCCTGGGTTCGCCTCGCCCGCGACCAGGCGAGCTACGGATCGCACGTCCTCGCCGAACCGAACCGTCAAACGATGCTGGCAACACTCGGTGCCTATCAGGTCGACGGCGGATTGCTCGTCGCTCGAGAAACGGAGACGATCGTCGGATTCGCGTCGGTGACCGTCGAACACGGGTCACTCACACTCGATTGTACCCGCGGCCTGCTCTCGAACCTGTACGTCGAACCCGAGTATCGCGGTCGCGGCATCGGCACAGCGCTGCTCGAGGCGGCCGAGAACGAACTTCGAGAGCGTGGCGTCGACGTCTGTACGCTCGAGGCGATGGCCAGGAACGAGTCGGCCTGTCGGTTTTACCGCGAGGCGGGCTATGACTCGTTCAGAATCGGGTTCGAACGGCGGCTTTGA
- a CDS encoding HalOD1 output domain-containing protein: MLLAAGKSDSHERPPLSYRIIAAVAEKEGVDPTALEPPEYDSLYEVLNPEALDSLFAPRQNGASRSEGYVEFVYAGYDVTVFSDGTIDVAE; this comes from the coding sequence ATGCTACTTGCAGCTGGGAAATCTGACAGTCACGAACGACCACCGCTCAGTTATCGTATTATCGCTGCGGTCGCCGAAAAAGAGGGGGTCGATCCGACAGCACTCGAGCCACCGGAGTACGATTCGCTCTACGAGGTACTGAACCCGGAAGCACTCGATTCGCTGTTTGCACCCCGCCAAAACGGGGCTTCCAGAAGTGAAGGATACGTGGAATTTGTGTACGCTGGCTACGACGTCACCGTCTTCAGCGACGGAACGATCGACGTAGCCGAGTAA
- a CDS encoding ribonuclease H-like domain-containing protein, with translation MQIENSFLPVDGVGEKTERRLWEHGITHWDEFDGSVVGPTLADRIEGFIREGRRHLECGEYTPFAQALPAASRWRLYENIREDACYLDIETTGLDADRHSVTTVSLHRRGETTTLINGQDLTAERLQIELDDAAALVTFNGQRFDVPFLETALDVDTTMPHIDLMYPCRKLGLTGGLKPIEKELGIDREQPDITGRDAVRLWHQYEQGDDAALEKLVRYNQADTVNLETLMETVSNRLHESVFEAACNGEHSSE, from the coding sequence ATGCAAATCGAGAACAGTTTCCTCCCCGTCGATGGCGTCGGCGAGAAAACCGAACGCCGACTGTGGGAACACGGCATCACCCACTGGGACGAGTTCGACGGCAGCGTCGTCGGCCCGACGCTTGCCGACCGCATCGAGGGCTTTATTCGAGAGGGTCGGCGCCACCTCGAGTGCGGTGAGTACACCCCGTTCGCCCAGGCCCTCCCGGCCGCGAGTCGTTGGCGACTGTACGAGAACATCCGCGAGGACGCCTGCTATCTGGACATCGAAACCACGGGTCTGGACGCCGACCGCCACTCGGTCACGACGGTCAGCCTCCACCGCCGTGGCGAGACGACGACTTTGATCAACGGACAGGACCTCACCGCGGAACGACTGCAGATCGAACTGGACGACGCGGCCGCGCTCGTGACGTTCAACGGCCAGCGATTCGACGTTCCGTTCCTCGAGACGGCCCTCGACGTCGATACCACGATGCCCCACATCGATCTCATGTACCCCTGTCGAAAGCTCGGCCTCACGGGCGGTCTCAAACCCATCGAGAAAGAACTGGGCATCGATCGAGAGCAACCCGATATCACCGGTCGTGACGCCGTCCGGCTCTGGCACCAGTACGAACAGGGAGACGACGCAGCCCTCGAGAAACTGGTCCGGTACAACCAGGCCGACACCGTCAACCTCGAGACACTGATGGAGACGGTTTCGAATCGACTGCACGAGTCCGTGTTCGAAGCCGCCTGTAATGGGGAACACTCGAGCGAGTAG
- a CDS encoding iron transporter produces the protein MKLGRRDLLRAGVTGGVLGVAGCLERLGFEEQSAWDVPPMVENRPDAVYMPPSIEEMGTYGQASNGEYAVDLAFTFPHRFWLVAGDTERVDVTTDDTMHLMMTIWEAETGMLLPVDSTLEIRDDDGAVVHSDPPWSMLSQRMGFHYGDNITLPGEGAYTARVVTGPVSARRTGHLADRLEGTATFEIDFEYARSDLHDLELTLIDEDERGQPGALEAMDHSDHAHHGDHDHDDHGATPDDGHGDAHDDGHHDNDHDHEDGHHDGEGHGGHPQLGGPPLEDLPGTHVGTETSADASISLRYLEVERFGEADGSTDGSEGSEQEDIEENQYIAVYPRTPYNDFPLPFMAISVTLEEDGSTILETTLQETVDHELGHHYGASASEIAAADTAIVTVDTPPQVARHDGYETAFFEFDPLTFDLS, from the coding sequence ATGAAACTCGGCCGACGAGACCTGTTGCGCGCTGGCGTTACAGGTGGTGTTCTTGGCGTGGCCGGCTGCCTCGAGCGACTTGGGTTCGAAGAACAATCGGCCTGGGACGTTCCCCCGATGGTGGAGAATCGTCCCGACGCCGTCTACATGCCGCCGTCGATAGAGGAGATGGGAACCTATGGGCAGGCGAGCAACGGCGAGTATGCGGTCGACCTCGCGTTCACTTTCCCGCATCGATTCTGGCTCGTGGCCGGCGACACCGAGCGCGTCGACGTCACCACCGACGACACGATGCACCTCATGATGACCATCTGGGAGGCCGAAACCGGTATGTTGCTCCCCGTCGACAGCACCCTCGAAATTCGGGACGACGATGGAGCCGTCGTCCACAGCGATCCGCCCTGGTCGATGCTCTCACAGCGAATGGGGTTTCACTACGGCGACAACATCACTCTCCCCGGCGAAGGGGCATACACGGCACGGGTGGTCACCGGCCCCGTGAGCGCTCGTCGCACCGGCCACCTCGCGGATCGACTCGAGGGAACCGCCACCTTCGAAATCGACTTCGAGTACGCCCGCTCGGATTTGCACGACCTCGAGTTGACCTTGATCGACGAAGACGAACGCGGCCAACCCGGGGCGCTCGAGGCCATGGACCACAGCGACCACGCACATCACGGTGATCATGATCACGACGATCATGGCGCTACTCCCGACGACGGCCATGGTGATGCCCACGATGACGGCCACCACGACAACGACCACGACCACGAAGACGGCCATCACGACGGCGAAGGACACGGTGGCCACCCACAGCTGGGTGGCCCACCTCTCGAGGACCTGCCCGGCACCCACGTCGGCACCGAAACGTCGGCGGACGCTTCGATTTCCCTCCGGTATCTCGAGGTCGAACGATTTGGGGAAGCTGACGGTTCCACGGACGGCAGCGAAGGGAGCGAGCAAGAGGATATCGAAGAAAATCAGTATATAGCCGTCTATCCACGAACGCCGTACAACGATTTCCCGTTGCCGTTCATGGCAATCTCGGTGACGCTCGAGGAGGACGGCTCGACGATCCTCGAGACCACGTTGCAGGAGACAGTCGACCACGAACTCGGGCACCACTACGGCGCTTCGGCTTCCGAAATCGCTGCCGCCGACACGGCCATCGTAACCGTGGATACCCCACCACAGGTTGCTCGTCACGACGGATACGAAACCGCATTTTTCGAGTTCGACCCGCTGACGTTCGACCTGTCCTGA
- a CDS encoding SCO family protein yields MDRRTYLGGLAGTGIAGLAGCLGTIESQLSGEQPGSGDWGDGETVLDTPTEDRGTPNHPIYGHEMPSFSFPDPLTGETVSSSDLEGRTYLMTFFFTHCPDGACPALLLRLRRAQADAIENGYDNDLALLAMTFDPERDTPEVLETYAGQQGVDLEAGNWHFLRPENYESGAQVLREDFGMLLDRIEDEEELAELEEEHGHGDDSDGDEDEHSDEHDDGHSDGHDDGHHGHGEYTFVHYNLIFLVNEHGVVERSYPNALRTDTETIVEDVRAVTRG; encoded by the coding sequence ATGGACAGACGGACGTACCTTGGCGGACTCGCCGGCACCGGAATCGCTGGCCTTGCGGGCTGTCTCGGTACGATTGAATCACAGTTGAGCGGGGAACAACCAGGCAGTGGCGACTGGGGTGACGGCGAAACCGTCCTCGACACGCCGACGGAAGACCGAGGGACGCCGAACCACCCGATCTACGGTCACGAGATGCCGTCGTTTTCCTTCCCGGATCCGCTGACGGGCGAGACCGTTTCCTCGAGCGACCTCGAGGGCCGAACGTATCTGATGACGTTCTTTTTCACGCATTGCCCTGACGGGGCGTGCCCGGCCTTGCTTTTGCGACTGCGACGGGCACAGGCCGACGCGATCGAGAACGGGTACGATAACGACCTCGCACTGCTGGCGATGACGTTCGACCCCGAGCGCGACACGCCGGAGGTCCTCGAGACGTACGCCGGCCAACAGGGTGTCGACCTCGAGGCGGGCAACTGGCACTTCCTTCGGCCAGAGAACTACGAATCGGGTGCGCAGGTACTCAGAGAGGATTTCGGGATGCTCCTCGACCGGATCGAAGACGAGGAGGAGTTGGCTGAACTCGAGGAAGAACACGGACACGGAGACGATTCCGATGGGGACGAAGACGAACACAGCGACGAGCACGACGACGGCCATAGTGATGGGCACGACGACGGCCACCACGGTCACGGCGAGTACACCTTCGTTCACTACAACCTCATCTTCCTCGTCAACGAGCACGGCGTCGTCGAGCGGTCGTATCCGAACGCGCTCAGAACCGATACAGAAACCATCGTGGAGGACGTACGCGCGGTCACACGAGGATAA
- a CDS encoding TlpA family protein disulfide reductase, giving the protein MRRRDYIAGLGSLGVLATGGVVATQGAGPIQDRLQRWFGPDVEPLEVETADVRGSEPGTMQIPTLEGPMFLDFFGTWCPPCIEQMPALAAVHEQLGGEVTFVSITNEAVGASITEEELADWWIEHDGNWTVALDRNVELAERYGLSGYPLAVAIDEYGVVQWSETGVKTEAELIDGIEQAL; this is encoded by the coding sequence ATGCGCCGACGTGATTACATCGCTGGCCTCGGCAGTCTGGGCGTGCTCGCGACTGGTGGCGTCGTCGCCACCCAGGGTGCAGGCCCGATTCAGGACCGCCTGCAGCGCTGGTTCGGCCCGGACGTGGAACCACTCGAGGTCGAGACGGCCGACGTTCGGGGGAGCGAACCCGGGACGATGCAGATTCCCACGCTCGAGGGACCGATGTTTCTGGATTTCTTCGGGACGTGGTGTCCGCCGTGTATCGAGCAGATGCCGGCACTCGCCGCAGTCCACGAACAGCTAGGCGGCGAAGTCACGTTCGTTTCGATTACGAACGAAGCCGTCGGGGCTTCGATTACCGAAGAAGAGTTAGCCGACTGGTGGATCGAACACGATGGCAACTGGACGGTCGCGCTCGATAGAAACGTCGAACTCGCCGAACGCTACGGGCTCTCGGGCTACCCGCTCGCCGTCGCTATCGACGAGTACGGCGTCGTTCAGTGGTCGGAGACCGGCGTCAAGACGGAGGCCGAACTGATCGACGGTATCGAACAGGCACTGTAA
- a CDS encoding cytochrome c biogenesis CcdA family protein yields the protein MVDLSLIPTLAFAIGAGVATFFSPCAYPLLPGYVGYYASQTESEAPSLGGSLARGIVAGTGVIVTFVVLLGATFVVGHATLSNIVLFEPVIGALLVVFGVMVVFDRAPSLSIALPKRRSSVAGFGVFGAGYALAAAGCVAPLFIGVLGSALSLSLLDGALVILAYVGTVTVLMISLTVAAGVGLSAGMGVLASRTRTLERVAGGIMIVAGLGQLYLAIFVLEVL from the coding sequence ATGGTCGATCTGTCGCTCATTCCGACCCTCGCGTTCGCGATTGGAGCGGGCGTTGCGACGTTCTTCTCACCGTGTGCGTACCCACTGTTGCCGGGATACGTCGGTTACTACGCCAGCCAAACCGAAAGCGAAGCGCCGTCACTCGGTGGCTCACTGGCTCGAGGGATCGTCGCAGGAACCGGCGTCATCGTGACGTTCGTCGTCCTGTTGGGGGCGACGTTCGTCGTTGGTCACGCGACGTTGTCGAACATCGTTCTATTCGAACCGGTCATCGGCGCACTGCTGGTCGTGTTTGGCGTCATGGTCGTCTTCGACCGCGCTCCTTCGCTGTCGATAGCGCTGCCGAAACGTCGCTCGAGCGTGGCCGGATTCGGTGTGTTCGGTGCTGGGTACGCGCTCGCGGCCGCTGGCTGCGTCGCACCCCTCTTCATAGGGGTCCTTGGGAGTGCCCTCTCACTGTCGTTGCTCGATGGCGCGCTCGTTATTTTGGCGTACGTGGGTACTGTTACGGTTTTGATGATCTCGCTCACCGTCGCGGCGGGCGTCGGTCTGAGTGCCGGGATGGGCGTCCTGGCTTCGCGTACACGAACGCTCGAGCGAGTGGCCGGCGGAATCATGATCGTTGCGGGCCTCGGGCAGTTGTATCTCGCCATCTTCGTCCTCGAAGTGTTGTAG
- a CDS encoding helix-turn-helix domain-containing protein produces MSDEHSLEGETNAERLVLIICPGDDAPIGRALRAEMAADEYTVVTAADVSEGREILERAAVGCVVVSLEQVSTTDFAALRARASCPILALVGAERTAAALELGATDVLRPDDPPAVVRRRVQNLLAVTADTATVAQQSAGDRHSQRDTPVDPHPAESLRRATTPSRVCTNVTETIVGVTPISIAGCYLRSGDRLNPAAIVPAGREPPIRLPPIALSEHPELDPREISGPAIGQYSSLQSIVEEASDEAIFVAPIGDRGILFGSGSRVREMDIGAISTVQWLVALTTLVLERLEDQRRLESLETERKHLESDVDRWQALGSVLRSVGDTLETGSAPSFERALCRELVGLEWIEGAWIGDLSFDSGAYNCREQAGMPVVPFGAGDGTVPDSLFRELVDSLAAGNSTLLSAVDLVGYEGSLPSGERDEGAVGDTVFVPLVFDRRRYGVLGIRTDDADLGAETRGRFDVVGSVLSMASAFLECRRLIGSDERLHLEVRITGTASETLETQISPDPLLALATSLECQLAVLALSVTPLGERHETTAALAVENSAFEVPAVESAIDAIDGIDFLEGAPRSDGSLMLYVRLVTETIAQRVTTHGGLIRTIDGTGPDPTLHIEIAAESDVRSFIDVLDRHLEGVELRRKQTVSPGAQAGTSFADHAHQRLTDRQLETLRLAYQAGYFEWPRERTGSEVAGLLAVSQPTFARHLRIAQRKLYELLFDDGWLE; encoded by the coding sequence ATGTCTGATGAGCATTCGCTGGAGGGGGAAACCAATGCTGAGCGACTGGTACTGATTATTTGTCCCGGAGACGACGCTCCCATAGGGCGGGCGCTCCGTGCCGAGATGGCCGCTGACGAGTACACGGTAGTGACTGCCGCAGATGTTTCGGAGGGCAGGGAGATACTCGAGCGGGCGGCTGTCGGATGTGTAGTCGTCTCACTCGAGCAGGTCTCGACAACGGATTTTGCGGCCCTTCGCGCTCGAGCGTCGTGTCCGATACTCGCCCTCGTAGGAGCCGAGAGAACAGCCGCCGCGCTCGAACTGGGCGCCACGGACGTTCTCAGGCCGGACGACCCCCCTGCTGTCGTTCGACGGCGAGTACAGAACCTGTTAGCGGTAACTGCTGACACGGCCACGGTTGCTCAGCAATCGGCTGGCGATAGACACAGTCAGAGAGACACGCCGGTGGATCCCCACCCTGCCGAGTCGTTGCGACGCGCCACGACCCCCTCTCGCGTGTGCACAAACGTTACTGAGACGATTGTCGGCGTGACCCCGATTTCTATTGCCGGGTGTTATCTTCGGTCCGGCGATCGGCTGAACCCCGCTGCAATCGTCCCCGCGGGCAGGGAACCGCCGATTCGGTTGCCACCGATAGCACTGTCAGAGCACCCGGAACTCGACCCACGGGAGATCTCAGGACCCGCTATCGGCCAATATTCGTCTTTACAATCGATTGTCGAGGAAGCGTCCGATGAAGCGATATTCGTCGCACCGATCGGTGACCGCGGCATCCTCTTTGGGAGCGGTTCGCGCGTCCGGGAGATGGATATTGGCGCTATCAGCACCGTTCAATGGCTGGTTGCACTGACCACACTCGTGCTCGAGCGTCTCGAGGACCAGCGACGGCTCGAATCGCTCGAGACCGAACGAAAACACCTCGAGTCGGATGTCGACCGGTGGCAAGCACTCGGAAGCGTTCTCAGATCAGTCGGTGATACGCTCGAGACTGGTTCGGCTCCTTCCTTCGAACGGGCACTCTGCCGCGAACTGGTCGGCCTCGAGTGGATCGAGGGGGCGTGGATTGGCGACCTCTCGTTCGATTCCGGGGCCTACAACTGTCGTGAACAGGCTGGGATGCCGGTGGTCCCATTCGGAGCCGGTGACGGGACGGTTCCCGACTCACTGTTTCGCGAACTGGTCGATTCGTTGGCAGCCGGTAACAGTACGCTCCTGTCGGCGGTCGACCTGGTGGGCTACGAAGGGTCGCTCCCCAGTGGCGAGCGCGACGAGGGAGCTGTGGGTGACACCGTTTTCGTCCCGCTGGTGTTCGACCGTCGTCGATATGGCGTCCTCGGGATTCGGACTGATGACGCCGACCTCGGTGCCGAGACACGGGGGCGGTTCGATGTCGTGGGCAGCGTCCTCTCGATGGCGAGTGCGTTTCTCGAGTGTCGTCGGCTTATCGGGAGTGACGAACGGCTCCACCTCGAGGTTCGGATTACTGGAACCGCTTCGGAAACGCTCGAAACCCAAATCAGCCCCGATCCACTCCTCGCACTGGCAACGAGTCTCGAGTGTCAGCTAGCCGTGTTGGCACTGTCGGTGACGCCACTTGGGGAACGCCACGAAACGACCGCCGCACTCGCCGTCGAGAATAGTGCATTCGAGGTACCGGCGGTCGAGTCGGCAATCGACGCGATAGACGGTATCGACTTTCTCGAAGGGGCTCCTCGAAGCGACGGGTCGCTGATGCTGTACGTTCGACTGGTCACAGAGACGATTGCACAGCGGGTGACGACCCACGGTGGGTTGATACGGACGATCGATGGGACGGGTCCTGACCCGACGCTACACATCGAAATCGCCGCCGAAAGCGACGTCCGTTCGTTCATCGATGTCCTCGATCGTCATCTCGAGGGTGTCGAACTCCGTCGGAAACAAACGGTTTCGCCAGGCGCACAGGCTGGGACTTCCTTTGCCGACCACGCACACCAGCGGTTGACCGACCGACAACTCGAGACGCTCCGACTGGCCTATCAGGCCGGCTACTTCGAATGGCCACGGGAGCGAACCGGGAGCGAGGTCGCTGGATTACTCGCGGTGTCACAGCCGACGTTCGCCCGCCATCTCCGAATCGCCCAGCGCAAACTGTACGAACTCCTCTTCGACGACGGCTGGCTCGAGTGA
- a CDS encoding helix-turn-helix domain-containing protein — MSAQSADTGQPGVSALEDGIVVELELEHPSLLLGSTLRRFPAVSITLEYWSELDDGRTMVFFTVRCADDDLDPFEAALAADPTISDATFVDEYPRKRVYRAEITEDTLRVTSQITEAGGHILDRSSGQTGWTVQIRFPDRDGLVAFNRSCDSRDISFHVTQLRMAKPGERAVLGLTQKQEALLRVAYEEGYFEVPRGISQDELADRLNVSKSAVSQRLRRAMNELCASSLSNAPK; from the coding sequence ATGAGCGCACAATCTGCAGACACCGGGCAACCGGGCGTGAGTGCGCTCGAGGATGGCATCGTCGTCGAACTCGAACTCGAACATCCCTCACTGTTGTTGGGGTCGACACTCCGACGATTTCCTGCAGTTTCGATTACCCTCGAGTACTGGTCGGAGCTGGATGATGGGCGAACGATGGTCTTCTTTACCGTTCGCTGTGCGGACGACGACCTCGATCCCTTCGAGGCAGCGCTGGCGGCCGATCCGACGATTTCCGACGCAACGTTCGTCGACGAGTACCCCAGAAAGCGCGTCTATCGCGCCGAAATCACCGAGGACACGCTTCGGGTGACCAGCCAGATTACCGAGGCAGGCGGACACATTCTCGATCGCTCGAGCGGCCAGACCGGCTGGACGGTTCAGATTCGGTTTCCCGATCGTGACGGGCTGGTTGCGTTCAACCGCTCGTGTGACAGTCGAGATATCTCGTTTCACGTGACCCAGTTGCGTATGGCCAAACCCGGCGAGCGGGCCGTCCTCGGTCTGACGCAGAAACAGGAAGCGCTGTTGCGTGTTGCCTACGAGGAAGGCTACTTCGAGGTCCCACGCGGCATCTCACAGGACGAACTGGCCGACCGCCTGAACGTCTCCAAATCGGCCGTCTCCCAGCGCCTTCGACGAGCGATGAACGAACTGTGTGCGTCGTCGCTGTCGAACGCTCCGAAGTAA
- a CDS encoding cation:proton antiporter, with protein MFTYTLTAGTSSPIGIALEEPVLVFAIAMAVFLAGPLIVKRLGQPGIVGIVVVGAIIGPDALEIVEHTDAIVLLGEVGLIYLLFTVGLELDLQGFKEAPENAALFGLTSFFLPFIVGTFGAMILLGFDPLAAVLLSAVFASHTLLAYPIVNRYNVTKNRAVTAVFGGILFTDTLALIVLAVVTGAIDGDLTVWLFLTVFANLTILFAATWFLLPPISRRFFQNFSQESYFEFLFIMVAIFAAASLAQVLEIAPILGAFVAGLALNRLIPQGGTLMNRIEFVGNAFFIPFFLLHVGMLVNPTVILDGFGTLQIAAFVVVVMVGTKAAAAWLVSSIQGYNASERGVIFGLSTGQAAAALAITLVGVDAGVFGEQVLNAVVLLLLVTALVSPWITERAAKRLALEREAGQGEDSVLDPNILLPLSHHAELQERLLELAFVLKGERGTNPVNVLTVIQRNKNERPEDQVAAVREELEQIAEIGGAAEVPVEAETRVSHNVASGIVQSALEVQANQILMGWDARRSFSHRIFGSIIDQVLDRTTLPVLVSRLGHPINTTQELFVVVPIGADHHEGFYEAVHITKRLAASLGIPITVLVVEGKTHQFERLFGLVEEDVSAEFEEVPQWDRLLPTLESRASEDDLIVAITPRKGDIGWHNELASLPAALSELPPESFITIHPRQGEPEYDRKYLRFE; from the coding sequence ATGTTCACCTATACGTTAACTGCTGGAACGTCCTCGCCCATCGGCATCGCACTCGAGGAACCGGTCCTCGTGTTTGCGATCGCCATGGCCGTCTTTCTGGCTGGGCCGCTGATCGTCAAACGGCTCGGTCAGCCAGGAATCGTGGGCATCGTCGTCGTTGGAGCGATTATCGGGCCGGATGCGCTCGAAATCGTCGAACACACGGACGCAATCGTCTTGCTCGGCGAAGTCGGGCTGATTTACCTCTTGTTTACCGTCGGCCTCGAACTCGATTTGCAGGGGTTCAAAGAAGCCCCCGAAAATGCCGCCCTCTTCGGACTGACGAGCTTTTTCTTGCCATTTATTGTCGGGACGTTCGGTGCGATGATCCTCCTCGGGTTTGACCCACTCGCGGCCGTCTTGCTCTCTGCAGTGTTTGCCTCGCACACGCTGCTTGCCTATCCGATCGTCAACCGATACAACGTGACGAAAAACCGGGCCGTGACGGCCGTCTTCGGCGGCATCCTCTTTACCGATACGCTCGCCCTGATCGTCCTCGCCGTCGTGACTGGTGCTATCGACGGCGACCTGACCGTCTGGCTGTTTCTGACGGTGTTTGCCAACCTCACGATTCTGTTTGCGGCGACCTGGTTTTTGCTCCCGCCGATTTCGCGACGCTTTTTCCAGAACTTCAGCCAGGAGAGCTACTTCGAGTTCCTGTTTATCATGGTCGCTATCTTCGCTGCCGCCAGTCTCGCCCAGGTACTCGAGATCGCGCCAATCCTCGGTGCGTTCGTCGCTGGACTCGCCTTGAACCGTCTCATCCCGCAGGGCGGCACGTTGATGAACCGGATCGAGTTCGTCGGAAACGCGTTTTTCATCCCGTTTTTCCTGTTGCACGTCGGTATGCTGGTCAACCCGACGGTCATCCTCGACGGGTTTGGAACGCTCCAGATCGCGGCCTTCGTCGTCGTCGTGATGGTCGGGACGAAAGCGGCTGCCGCCTGGCTCGTTTCGTCTATTCAGGGCTACAACGCGAGCGAGCGTGGCGTCATCTTTGGTCTCTCGACCGGGCAAGCGGCAGCCGCACTGGCAATCACCCTCGTTGGCGTCGATGCTGGCGTCTTCGGCGAACAGGTGCTGAACGCCGTGGTCTTGCTGTTGCTGGTGACGGCCCTCGTGAGCCCCTGGATTACCGAACGCGCGGCGAAACGGCTCGCTCTCGAACGTGAGGCTGGACAGGGCGAAGACAGCGTCCTCGATCCGAATATTCTGTTGCCGCTGTCACACCACGCCGAACTGCAAGAGCGGTTGCTCGAGCTCGCGTTCGTGTTAAAAGGTGAACGTGGCACCAATCCGGTGAACGTCCTGACGGTGATTCAGCGAAACAAAAACGAGCGCCCGGAAGATCAGGTCGCCGCCGTCCGCGAAGAGCTGGAACAGATTGCCGAAATCGGCGGGGCTGCTGAAGTCCCAGTCGAAGCGGAGACGCGCGTGAGCCACAACGTCGCGAGCGGTATCGTCCAGAGCGCACTCGAGGTACAGGCCAACCAGATCCTGATGGGGTGGGACGCCAGACGCTCGTTCAGCCATCGCATCTTCGGTAGTATCATCGACCAGGTACTCGACCGGACGACGCTCCCGGTGCTGGTAAGTCGACTCGGCCACCCGATCAACACCACCCAGGAACTGTTCGTCGTCGTCCCCATCGGGGCTGACCACCACGAGGGATTCTACGAGGCCGTTCACATCACCAAACGGCTGGCGGCCAGTCTCGGCATCCCCATCACCGTCCTCGTCGTCGAGGGTAAAACCCACCAGTTCGAGCGCCTGTTCGGACTCGTCGAAGAGGACGTTTCCGCCGAGTTCGAGGAGGTTCCGCAATGGGATAGGCTGTTGCCCACACTCGAGTCTCGCGCGAGCGAAGACGATCTTATCGTCGCCATCACGCCACGGAAAGGTGACATCGGTTGGCACAACGAACTCGCCTCGCTGCCGGCAGCACTGTCGGAGTTGCCGCCGGAATCGTTCATCACGATCCATCCACGTCAGGGCGAACCGGAGTACGACAGGAAGTACCTCCGGTTCGAGTAA